One genomic segment of Gemmatimonadaceae bacterium includes these proteins:
- a CDS encoding pitrilysin family protein encodes MSRIIRSSARAYGRGATAALVAAVIALRIAPAQTPAGHPARSEISIPYEHYQLANGLNVILSPDHAVPTVAVDMWYHVGSKNELPGRTGFAHLFEHVMFTGSGHVPYGLHDKLTEGVGGFNNGSTTNDRTQYWEIVPANYLEDAIWLEADRMGFLLDALDTTKLNAQRDVVKNERRQSYDNQPYGRTSEIISAAMYPKDHPYSWPVIGSMVDLSAASVNDVKNFFRVFYAPNNSTITIAGDFDPTQAKAWVQKYFGDLPRGKSIVRPQVKLVTLASEKRLVFEDRVQIPRLTISWPTVGESHNDDHILDVLASVLSGSRTSRLQKELVYDRQWAASLAAQQRTNENGGEFRITLTPRPGHTLTELELASDTIIERLQREGPTAEEVARAKAGIELGFVSGLESNLQKAEILSDGSVFHGDPGYYRKSYAEAESVTPAEVQRVAKQYLTRGRVVLSVVPQGHKQDAAKADQSVTVTDGANR; translated from the coding sequence GTGTCTCGGATCATCCGATCCTCGGCGCGGGCGTATGGACGAGGCGCGACCGCGGCACTCGTAGCCGCCGTCATCGCTCTCCGGATTGCGCCAGCGCAAACGCCAGCTGGCCATCCAGCCCGCAGTGAGATTTCCATTCCGTACGAGCATTATCAACTTGCGAACGGGCTCAACGTCATCCTGTCGCCGGATCATGCCGTCCCGACAGTCGCCGTCGACATGTGGTACCACGTCGGCTCGAAGAACGAGCTGCCGGGCCGCACCGGCTTCGCGCACCTTTTCGAGCATGTGATGTTCACCGGTTCCGGGCACGTCCCGTATGGGCTGCACGACAAGCTCACCGAGGGCGTCGGCGGCTTCAACAACGGCTCGACGACGAACGACCGCACGCAATACTGGGAGATCGTTCCGGCGAACTACCTGGAGGACGCGATCTGGCTCGAGGCGGACCGCATGGGATTCCTTCTCGACGCGCTCGACACGACCAAGCTCAACGCGCAGCGGGACGTCGTGAAAAATGAGCGGCGCCAGAGCTACGACAATCAGCCGTACGGGCGAACGAGCGAGATCATCAGTGCCGCGATGTATCCCAAGGATCATCCATACTCCTGGCCGGTGATTGGGAGCATGGTCGATCTCTCGGCAGCGTCGGTGAACGACGTGAAGAATTTCTTCAGGGTGTTCTACGCGCCTAACAACTCGACGATCACGATCGCCGGCGATTTCGATCCCACGCAGGCAAAGGCCTGGGTGCAGAAGTATTTCGGCGATCTGCCGCGCGGCAAAAGCATCGTGCGGCCGCAAGTCAAGCTGGTCACGTTGGCGAGCGAAAAGCGGCTCGTGTTCGAGGACCGGGTACAGATACCGCGCCTGACGATCTCGTGGCCGACGGTCGGCGAGTCGCACAACGACGATCACATCCTCGACGTGCTCGCAAGCGTGTTGTCCGGCTCGCGTACGTCGCGGTTGCAGAAGGAGCTGGTGTACGACCGTCAGTGGGCGGCGAGCCTCGCCGCACAGCAGCGCACGAACGAGAACGGCGGCGAGTTCCGCATCACACTCACGCCGCGTCCGGGACACACGCTCACCGAGCTGGAGCTGGCATCCGACACCATCATTGAGCGGCTGCAGCGTGAGGGTCCGACGGCCGAGGAAGTGGCGCGCGCAAAGGCGGGCATCGAGCTCGGCTTCGTGAGCGGACTCGAATCGAATCTCCAGAAGGCGGAAATCCTGAGCGATGGCTCCGTCTTTCACGGCGATCCGGGCTATTACCGCAAATCCTACGCTGAGGCCGAGAGCGTGACGCCTGCCGAGGTGCAGCGCGTCGCCAAGCAGTATCTGACCAGGGGACGCGTCGTGCTTTCGGTCGTGCCGCAGGGGCACAAGCAGGATGCAGCCAAGGCCGATCAGAGCGTGACCGTCACCGATGGAGCGAACCGATGA